From the Gymnogyps californianus isolate 813 chromosome 2, ASM1813914v2, whole genome shotgun sequence genome, one window contains:
- the RNF152 gene encoding E3 ubiquitin-protein ligase RNF152 has protein sequence METLSQDSLLECQICFNYYSPRRRPKLLDCKHTCCSVCLQQMRTSQKDLRCPWCRGITKLPPGYSVSQLPDDPEVIAVIAIPHTSEHTPVFIKLPSNGCYMLPLPLSKERALLPGDIGCRLLPGSQQKSLAVVTIPAEQQPLQGGLPAEGGAEEPDQRGVVKSSTWSGVCTVILVACVLVFLLGIVLHNMSCISKRFTVISCG, from the coding sequence ATGGAGACCCTCTCCCAGGACTCTCTGCTGGAGTGCCAGATTTGCTTCAACTACTACAGCCCCCGCCGGCGGCCCAAGCTGCTGGACTGCAAGCACACCTGCTGCTCGGTGTGCCTGCAGCAGATGAGGACCAGCCAGAAGGACCTGCGTTGCCCCTGGTGCCGCGGGATCACCAAGCTGCCGCCGGGGTACTCTGTGTCGCAGCTGCCCGATGACCCCGAGGTGATTGCCGTCATTGCAATCCCCCACACCTCGGAGCACACCCCCGTCTTCATCAAACTCCCCAGCAATGGGTGCTACATGCTGCCCTTGCCCCTCTCCAAGGAGAGGGCGCTACTTCCGGGAGACATTGGCTGCCGTCTCCTGCCCGGCAGCCAGCAGAAGTCCCTGGCGGTGGTGACGATCCCGGCGGAGCAGCAGCCGCTGCAGGGCGGCCTTCCTGCCGaggggggagcagaggagccGGACCAGAGAGGCGTTGTGAAAAGCTCCACCTGGTCGGGGGTTTGCACTGTGATCCTGGTGGCCTGCGTCCTGGTCTTTCTCCTGGGCATCGTCCTCCACAACATGTCATGCATTTCCAAGCGCTTCACGGTGATCTCCTGCGgctga